The proteins below are encoded in one region of Desulfobulbaceae bacterium DB1:
- a CDS encoding type III-B CRISPR module RAMP protein Cmr4 has translation MSDPLNVTYGNQIILMTIDPVHVGTGGMRLGRVDNTIVREPGTRLPKIPGTSLSGAIRQYAARRFNKMKCAGQTGHCGQPTCPICYTFGFVNSPNTGKSSAGVVSLSDARILLFPVYSMTGPVWVTCPSALRDMGITGIPSLSDKSKAIWKSEVTQKNCINLGWLMLEKEGGNKTLPPVNGNIPTDIQNRMVIVSDGVFPQIVNSNLEVRTSVSIDPETGAASDGALFTYEAIPRATILWMDVVQDDFRKEFPSMTKLSGWQALLNKSDEEGKKEQIPLLINWNLLKKNEQNDEKVFGKAMEESRKWFDDDCLRYYDMKAATDGRWGNGSESDDTAMDVVFAGLDLAEYFGIGGMGTRGFGRIRRLPAPPQPAAGKEVANG, from the coding sequence ATGAGTGATCCGTTGAATGTAACTTATGGAAATCAGATCATTTTAATGACCATTGACCCGGTGCATGTCGGCACCGGAGGCATGCGGTTGGGAAGGGTGGACAATACCATTGTCCGGGAGCCGGGCACCCGGCTGCCGAAGATCCCCGGCACAAGTCTCAGCGGCGCCATTCGCCAATATGCCGCCAGGCGTTTCAATAAGATGAAATGCGCCGGCCAGACAGGCCATTGCGGCCAGCCGACCTGCCCGATCTGCTATACCTTCGGGTTTGTCAACAGCCCCAACACCGGCAAGTCGTCCGCCGGGGTGGTTTCCCTCTCCGATGCCAGAATCCTGCTGTTTCCGGTCTATTCCATGACCGGTCCGGTATGGGTGACCTGCCCTTCGGCGCTGCGGGACATGGGTATAACCGGCATTCCATCACTATCCGATAAGTCCAAAGCCATATGGAAATCTGAGGTTACTCAGAAGAACTGCATCAATCTTGGCTGGCTGATGCTGGAGAAAGAAGGGGGCAACAAAACACTTCCCCCTGTTAACGGAAACATTCCCACGGATATTCAGAACAGAATGGTCATTGTGAGCGATGGGGTCTTCCCCCAGATCGTCAACTCCAATCTTGAGGTGCGTACCTCGGTGAGTATTGATCCGGAAACCGGCGCCGCAAGCGACGGCGCACTCTTTACCTACGAGGCCATCCCCCGAGCCACCATTCTCTGGATGGATGTCGTGCAGGATGATTTCCGTAAAGAATTCCCCTCAATGACGAAACTTTCCGGGTGGCAGGCGCTGTTAAACAAATCGGATGAGGAAGGAAAGAAGGAACAAATCCCACTTCTGATTAATTGGAACTTATTGAAGAAAAATGAACAAAATGATGAGAAAGTTTTTGGAAAGGCTATGGAAGAGTCAAGGAAATGGTTTGATGATGATTGCCTACGATACTATGACATGAAGGCTGCAACTGATGGTAGATGGGGTAACGGCTCTGAATCTGATGACACTGCCATGGATGTGGTGTTTGCCGGTCTTGACCTGGCGGAGTATTTCGGCATCGGCGGCATGGGCACCAGAGGCTTTGGCCGGATTCGACGCTTGCCAGCTCCACCTCAACCAGCAGCAGGCAAGGAGGTCGCCAATGGCTAA